From Brevibacillus marinus, a single genomic window includes:
- the istB gene encoding IS21-like element helper ATPase IstB produces MSEATMELKAVFSALQLTAAAEALDELLMEAETRQWSYRQCLQRVLSYELKKREEKQLARRYKRAAFPELKTLDEFRVDEQPSLGQRQLQQLRELIWLEQHYNLLFLGPPGVGKTHLAIGLGVEALNQGYNVSFVTMDQLLHLLKTQEISRNAQLRVNRIVRSDLVILDDLMFMALDRQEAHLFFQLVNKLYGQASIILTSNKGPEDWGELLGDPAVTTAILDRILHRSEVIHLTGDSYRLKHRQTIFGNC; encoded by the coding sequence ATGAGCGAAGCGACGATGGAACTGAAAGCCGTGTTTAGCGCGCTGCAGTTAACCGCCGCCGCCGAAGCACTGGACGAGCTTCTGATGGAAGCCGAAACCCGGCAGTGGAGTTACCGCCAGTGTTTGCAGCGCGTACTTTCGTACGAATTGAAAAAGCGGGAAGAAAAGCAGTTGGCTCGCCGGTATAAACGCGCTGCTTTTCCGGAACTGAAAACCTTGGATGAATTTCGAGTCGATGAACAACCGTCCCTCGGACAACGTCAGCTGCAACAACTTCGGGAACTGATCTGGTTGGAACAGCATTACAACCTGCTCTTTCTGGGCCCGCCGGGGGTCGGAAAAACGCATCTCGCGATCGGATTGGGCGTTGAGGCACTGAATCAAGGGTACAACGTTAGTTTCGTCACCATGGATCAGCTCTTACATCTGCTGAAAACGCAAGAGATTTCTCGGAACGCCCAGCTGCGAGTGAATCGGATCGTGCGATCCGATCTGGTGATTCTGGACGATCTGATGTTCATGGCGCTGGATCGGCAGGAAGCTCACTTGTTTTTTCAATTGGTCAACAAGTTGTACGGACAGGCATCCATCATTCTCACGTCCAACAAAGGACCGGAAGACTGGGGAGAACTGCTTGGGGATCCGGCTGTCACCACCGCCATTCTGGACCGCATCCTGCATCGAAGCGAGGTGATTCACCTGACGGGAGACAGTTATCGGCTAAAGCACCGTCAAACCATATTTGGAAATTGCTAG
- a CDS encoding ArsR/SmtB family transcription factor, producing MSENNQLRDVFDAIADPTRRQLIRLLAEAEEKPLHELTAQFQMGRTAVSKHLTILKEAGLVLDRKVGRETRFRLNASPLREIQDWVAFYSKFWSTNMLRLNQLLEEEEE from the coding sequence GTGAGCGAGAACAACCAGTTACGGGATGTGTTTGACGCGATTGCAGATCCAACTAGGCGTCAACTGATTCGTCTGTTAGCAGAGGCAGAGGAGAAACCGCTTCATGAGTTAACGGCACAGTTTCAAATGGGTCGGACAGCGGTATCCAAGCATTTGACAATCCTTAAAGAGGCCGGACTGGTACTTGACCGAAAAGTCGGCAGAGAAACGCGATTTAGGCTAAACGCCTCTCCACTCAGAGAAATTCAAGATTGGGTGGCTTTCTACAGTAAGTTCTGGAGTACGAATATGTTGCGCTTGAACCAACTATTAGAGGAGGAAGAAGAATGA
- a CDS encoding SRPBCC family protein → MSLTLSLDFQFTTSIEKVWSALTDSSKLAKWIMENDFKPVVGHRFQFRTQPTEWWDGIIEGEVLIVDESNRLSYTWASGGEKHTVTWTLQDLGNGKVNLHLEQTGFSNAQGVEGAKYGWSKWCGELKKMLEQ, encoded by the coding sequence ATGAGTTTAACATTATCTTTGGATTTTCAGTTCACGACATCGATCGAGAAGGTTTGGTCCGCCTTAACCGATTCAAGCAAGCTTGCCAAGTGGATCATGGAAAATGATTTTAAGCCCGTCGTAGGACACCGTTTTCAGTTTCGCACTCAGCCGACCGAATGGTGGGATGGAATTATTGAAGGTGAAGTGCTTATCGTGGACGAATCAAACCGGTTGTCCTATACTTGGGCCAGCGGAGGGGAGAAGCACACGGTCACCTGGACGCTGCAGGATTTAGGGAACGGAAAGGTTAACCTTCATCTCGAACAAACCGGATTCTCAAATGCTCAAGGAGTCGAAGGCGCTAAGTATGGCTGGAGTAAATGGTGCGGCGAGCTTAAAAAGATGTTGGAACAATAA
- a CDS encoding ATP-binding cassette domain-containing protein codes for MSESNQEYIVISGARENNLKNVSLRIPKRKITIFTGVSGSGKSSIVFDTIAAESTRLLNENFSMFVRSFLPKYPQPDADAIENLSMAVVVDQKRLGGGSHSTVGTITDISPLLRLLFSRLGEPHVGPPNMFSFNDPNGMCPECNGIGRRLGVDLDKALDKSKSLNEGAILLPDYKVNSWDWNIIVQSGFFDPDKKLSDYSDEELEQLLYGKARKVKMQFAGKATNITVEGIIEKFTNKYIKRDVKTMSERTQRAVAPYISEVPCSSCRGARLNQDALSCRINGLNIAEMSSKEVGQLIRVIREIDDPVAAPIVKSLTERLQHLVDIGLDYLTLDRETDTLSGGESQRVKMVKHLSGSLVDVTYIFDEPSVGLHPRDVHRLNGLLQKLRDKGNTVIVVEHDPDVIKVADHIVDVGPHAGSRGGTIVYEGSFQGLLEAGTLTGNHMKRPLQLKHDCRQPSGKLSIKDATLHNLRNVSVDIPTGVLTVVTGVSGSGKSTLINEVFLSQHPDAIVIDQSAVGVSTRSNPATYTGIMDDVRKAFASANKVSQGLFSFNSKGACENCQGLGVVYTDLAFLDSVKLPCEVCGGRRFKEEVLAYKLNGKSIAEVLEMTVEQALDFFQLIQLKEVVRKLQAMSDVGLNYITLGQPLSTLSGGECQRIKLASELHKKGSIYVMDEPTTGLHMSDIGHLLAIMDRLVDSGNTVIVIEHNLDVISQADWIIDMGPDGGSKGGQIIFEGTPKQIVNAEHSITGKYLRKHIDDHAIEKVR; via the coding sequence ATGAGCGAATCTAATCAGGAGTATATCGTAATCTCGGGTGCGAGGGAAAACAATCTCAAGAACGTATCCTTGCGCATTCCCAAGCGGAAGATCACGATCTTTACCGGGGTATCCGGATCCGGCAAGTCATCGATCGTCTTCGATACGATCGCCGCAGAATCCACGCGATTGCTGAACGAAAATTTCAGCATGTTCGTCCGCAGCTTTCTGCCGAAGTATCCGCAGCCTGATGCCGATGCGATCGAAAATTTGAGCATGGCGGTTGTCGTCGACCAGAAACGTCTGGGCGGTGGATCGCACTCGACGGTAGGCACCATTACCGATATTTCCCCGTTGCTCCGCCTGCTGTTTTCCCGTTTGGGAGAACCGCATGTCGGACCGCCCAATATGTTTTCCTTCAACGATCCGAACGGGATGTGCCCGGAATGCAACGGCATCGGCCGCAGGCTCGGCGTCGACCTCGACAAGGCGCTGGACAAGTCAAAGTCGTTGAATGAAGGGGCAATCCTGCTGCCGGACTATAAGGTGAACAGCTGGGATTGGAATATAATCGTGCAGTCGGGGTTCTTCGATCCCGACAAGAAGCTGAGCGATTATTCGGATGAGGAGCTGGAGCAACTTCTGTACGGCAAGGCGAGGAAAGTGAAGATGCAGTTCGCCGGGAAGGCAACGAATATTACAGTGGAAGGCATCATCGAGAAGTTCACCAACAAATACATCAAGCGGGATGTGAAGACGATGTCCGAGCGCACACAACGAGCTGTTGCGCCGTACATCTCCGAGGTTCCCTGCTCCAGCTGCCGCGGCGCGAGACTCAATCAGGACGCGCTCAGCTGCAGGATCAATGGACTCAACATTGCGGAGATGTCCTCCAAGGAGGTCGGACAGCTCATCCGTGTCATTCGGGAGATTGACGATCCTGTCGCCGCGCCGATCGTCAAGTCGCTGACGGAGCGGCTGCAGCATCTGGTGGATATCGGACTTGACTACTTGACGCTGGACCGTGAGACTGATACATTGTCCGGCGGCGAGTCGCAGCGCGTCAAGATGGTGAAGCACCTGAGCGGCAGTCTGGTGGATGTCACTTACATCTTCGATGAGCCCAGCGTTGGCTTGCACCCCCGTGATGTACACCGGTTAAATGGGTTGCTTCAGAAGCTGCGCGACAAGGGCAATACCGTGATTGTCGTCGAGCATGATCCCGATGTGATCAAGGTGGCGGATCATATCGTCGACGTCGGGCCTCACGCCGGCAGCCGCGGCGGTACCATCGTGTATGAAGGAAGCTTCCAAGGCCTGCTGGAGGCAGGTACGCTGACAGGCAACCATATGAAGCGGCCGCTCCAGCTGAAGCACGATTGCAGGCAGCCGTCCGGCAAGCTGTCAATCAAGGATGCCACACTGCACAACCTGCGGAACGTGAGTGTAGATATTCCAACCGGAGTGCTGACAGTAGTTACGGGTGTCTCCGGCTCGGGCAAGAGTACGCTGATTAACGAAGTATTCCTCAGTCAGCATCCGGATGCGATCGTCATCGACCAATCGGCGGTAGGAGTGTCAACACGCTCGAATCCCGCGACCTACACGGGCATTATGGATGATGTGCGCAAGGCGTTTGCTTCCGCGAACAAGGTCAGCCAAGGCTTGTTCAGCTTCAACTCTAAGGGGGCTTGCGAGAACTGCCAAGGGCTGGGTGTTGTGTATACAGACCTTGCATTCCTCGACAGCGTGAAGCTGCCATGCGAAGTATGCGGAGGTAGACGGTTCAAGGAAGAGGTGCTCGCGTACAAGCTGAACGGCAAGTCAATTGCAGAAGTGCTGGAGATGACGGTGGAGCAGGCATTGGATTTTTTTCAGCTAATTCAGCTAAAAGAGGTTGTGCGCAAGCTCCAGGCGATGAGTGATGTGGGGCTGAACTATATTACACTCGGCCAGCCGCTCAGCACGCTCTCGGGCGGGGAATGCCAGCGCATCAAGCTGGCAAGCGAGCTGCATAAGAAGGGCAGCATCTACGTGATGGACGAGCCGACGACCGGTCTGCATATGTCCGATATCGGCCATTTGCTTGCGATTATGGACCGTTTGGTCGATTCCGGAAACACGGTGATCGTCATCGAGCACAACCTCGATGTGATCAGCCAAGCGGATTGGATCATCGATATGGGACCGGACGGAGGCAGCAAGGGCGGGCAAATCATCTTCGAAGGCACGCCCAAACAAATTGTGAACGCGGAACATTCGATAACGGGCAAGTATTTGCGGAAACATATTGACGACCATGCTATCGAGAAAGTACGATGA
- a CDS encoding ATP-binding protein, which produces MFRRFCAHHRFEAVFCNPYSGHEKGHVEAKCGYFKRNWAVPVPMMESQDQLAKSFKKQAEQDRQRLHYAKGEPIEVLWREEEQCCLLKLPEEPFEAFRLQAAVVNKYGEIRVEDAVIPLLGQASPGEEVMVKLFWDRIAVLNPRHEPIRTVPRPYTGKTADIPWTQVFANWLRKPRSVTHSQFLRMLPETLQNYVTVPNPDARRQRLQALHHMSGVYTMEQIADALQIPGMAEDMSRLTAFLGMKYGSRRAKLGKLVQQAGFPHLKTFDGYVTDHIAFPQGTNLDGLRELKWLERTENLLLMGAVGTGKTHMAMALGVEACRRGQAVQFYRASDLVALLQEKFAAGSLSKFRDKLRKMDLLILDEVGYVPFSQTGSELLFNVIADCYERQSVMVTSNLEFGQCFNFRNFFNFNSII; this is translated from the coding sequence TTGTTCCGCCGGTTTTGCGCCCACCACCGCTTTGAAGCGGTCTTCTGCAATCCGTACAGCGGCCATGAAAAAGGTCATGTGGAAGCGAAATGCGGGTACTTCAAGCGGAACTGGGCGGTACCGGTTCCCATGATGGAAAGCCAGGACCAGTTGGCGAAATCTTTCAAAAAGCAAGCCGAGCAGGACCGGCAGCGGCTCCATTATGCGAAAGGAGAACCGATTGAGGTGCTGTGGCGTGAAGAGGAACAGTGCTGTCTGCTCAAGCTGCCGGAAGAACCCTTTGAAGCGTTCCGCCTGCAAGCTGCTGTGGTGAACAAGTACGGCGAAATCCGGGTGGAGGATGCGGTTATTCCGCTGCTTGGACAAGCGTCTCCCGGCGAGGAAGTGATGGTGAAGCTGTTTTGGGACCGGATCGCAGTGCTGAATCCCCGGCATGAACCGATCCGCACTGTTCCCAGGCCGTACACGGGCAAAACGGCGGACATTCCGTGGACGCAGGTATTCGCCAACTGGCTGCGGAAACCACGCAGTGTGACCCACTCGCAGTTTTTGCGGATGCTGCCAGAGACGTTGCAGAACTATGTGACGGTTCCCAATCCGGACGCAAGAAGGCAGCGGCTGCAGGCCCTGCACCATATGAGCGGTGTGTACACGATGGAACAGATTGCCGACGCGCTGCAAATCCCCGGAATGGCAGAAGACATGTCCCGGCTGACAGCCTTTCTCGGGATGAAGTACGGCAGCCGGCGTGCGAAATTGGGGAAACTCGTCCAACAAGCAGGATTTCCCCATCTGAAGACGTTTGACGGGTACGTCACGGACCACATTGCATTTCCGCAGGGCACCAATCTGGACGGACTGAGAGAACTGAAGTGGCTGGAACGCACGGAAAACCTGCTGCTGATGGGAGCTGTGGGAACGGGAAAGACGCATATGGCGATGGCCTTGGGCGTGGAAGCGTGCCGGAGAGGCCAGGCAGTACAGTTTTACCGTGCGAGTGATCTTGTGGCACTGCTGCAGGAGAAATTTGCGGCTGGCAGCTTGAGCAAGTTCCGGGACAAGCTGCGGAAGATGGACCTCCTGATTCTGGATGAAGTGGGCTATGTACCATTCAGCCAAACAGGCTCGGAACTGCTGTTTAACGTGATTGCCGATTGCTACGAGCGGCAAAGCGTGATGGTGACGTCCAATCTGGAATTTGGCCAATGTTTCAATTTCCGTAATTTTTTCAATTTTAACTCGATTATCTAA
- a CDS encoding transposase produces the protein MMGPYMEIVDAWLEEDRLLPRKQRHTAARIFQRLRDEHPFPGSERTVPSYVKRRKAEMELEQAKIYERLEHPPAEAQADFTTVDVCRDGKLFVLSFPYSNAAFVYPVPSENQECFLEAMQQVFRQMGGVPADLVQQSLSRCCAG, from the coding sequence GTGATGGGACCTTATATGGAAATCGTCGATGCCTGGCTGGAAGAAGACAGGCTGCTGCCCCGCAAACAGCGGCATACCGCCGCCCGTATCTTCCAGCGCCTTCGGGACGAGCACCCATTCCCCGGCAGTGAACGGACCGTACCTTCTTACGTGAAACGGCGAAAAGCCGAGATGGAGCTGGAACAGGCGAAGATCTATGAGCGTTTGGAACACCCGCCGGCTGAAGCCCAAGCCGACTTCACCACAGTGGACGTGTGCCGGGACGGCAAGCTGTTTGTCCTCTCCTTTCCGTACAGCAATGCGGCCTTTGTTTACCCGGTTCCGTCGGAAAACCAGGAATGTTTCCTCGAAGCAATGCAGCAGGTCTTCCGGCAGATGGGCGGCGTGCCAGCGGATCTGGTTCAACAATCTCTCAGCCGCTGTTGCGCAGGTTGA
- a CDS encoding restriction endonuclease: MPNYDFHALLEPLEFEKLVCDIVQQRDGIFLKMFKAGRDSGIDGSYIDNSNQTIVQAKRHRPEFSTLYRELKNEVPKVRKLQPARYILGVSMELSRNEVYKIIELFEGFIVNERDILDRKDMNRLLEEPTYKQILLKYPKLWFPNPNVLGKLLNESVHRAAYKESAEELKEAFKTTKTFVSTRIYREALQKWSQYHVIVLSGEPGVGKTTMAYILALAYLQPNNLDGFVWANSIENVYALLEDEQKQVFILDDFWGSIFWGDHSRRNDEARLNKLISRIVESHGEKRLILTTREYILQQGLQKHPLLKKTLEQHALICTMEEYGDDEKARILFSHLYASNLEYAYVHYLYMKTDSIVHNPNYNPRVLTLFLKNNKPDDDCFPEDYYYQLCDFFDNPEEFWKDIFLELSSEAQIAAMLLLISSTPMHLESMEHCYQKYIHNCTVQMTVKNLGDCIAELEKTMIKSFYSEEFDAVLLKFSMPAVQDFLFTHLKENCEQFVPQLIKCCAYYNQLQFLLEHLSVHCSDTVTDLIVQQCILHYHDYDRSIIEYDGSWNWDIDLLEETGGYLDRFFHLLRCCQSQKHPALYRFLETEIKEYCLTMGNGDLEAQYHDLHNLPGIIVRCVKMGMTFNEKDIIRKYYENAFSVYHYLEMQKFQEVFPEEYALFHKTYYRKIRSEIKNTILCELEFLIENGMYIEVDVLIDNIPDLLKKFELRYTKEFGRKISALCGREPLLIHNKEVIPHKPSHDDIDWDEQSLEIVKEDAGNWLLGPTETYLDDKQMIEYISQSNLNPVLKEKLMEIVDTTTPRYVYNFLQTKETIELLLAALYDAGTHIPKGEIDLIMTMLQHIAQGDQVLMQKLVGFCAESLPMFIYRDEPVLRTKQFLESDVYTTYLQNNAQLREAVFEQLIMRDEQWVRFLHIPLYIFCYACVICFGSEDEELETLYPEIWGDNFNKLKQVVRYDSIKQTNILYADYGPYYLKNYEWEGCMYRMFEELKPYHFNQTYVAPMIKSYLDKLGDGNETSKVLKHISLSGLQFVYKGSGIPDYFIHEMSDELCMIEHLAIAEIWDGDFPPQITKSKLIELQKHGMAHQDDDKWTVLVYKIMDIELLKEFGVYDAAVKFLKEVESTYSRFINSDFSQIMRPF, translated from the coding sequence TTCGAAGGGTTTATTGTAAATGAAAGAGATATTTTAGATAGAAAAGATATGAACCGTCTTCTAGAAGAGCCAACATATAAACAAATTTTACTTAAATATCCGAAACTCTGGTTTCCCAATCCCAATGTGTTAGGAAAATTATTAAACGAATCGGTACATCGTGCGGCCTACAAAGAATCTGCTGAGGAGCTGAAAGAAGCTTTTAAAACAACTAAAACATTTGTCTCCACTCGAATTTACCGTGAGGCTTTACAAAAGTGGTCGCAATACCATGTAATTGTTCTCTCGGGAGAACCTGGCGTAGGTAAGACTACAATGGCTTACATTCTGGCATTGGCTTATCTGCAGCCAAACAATCTAGATGGATTTGTATGGGCAAATTCAATTGAAAATGTATATGCGTTGCTAGAAGATGAACAGAAACAAGTGTTTATATTGGATGACTTCTGGGGTAGCATTTTTTGGGGAGACCATTCTCGCAGAAATGATGAAGCCCGATTGAATAAACTCATCAGTCGCATAGTGGAGTCTCATGGAGAAAAGCGCTTAATCCTGACAACACGGGAGTATATTTTGCAACAAGGCTTACAGAAACATCCCTTGTTAAAAAAGACACTGGAACAACATGCCTTAATCTGTACGATGGAAGAGTATGGCGACGATGAAAAAGCCCGTATATTGTTTAGTCACCTTTACGCATCAAATCTTGAGTATGCTTATGTTCATTACCTATATATGAAAACGGATTCGATTGTCCACAATCCAAACTACAATCCAAGAGTGCTCACGCTTTTTCTCAAAAATAATAAACCGGATGATGATTGCTTTCCTGAAGATTATTACTATCAATTATGCGACTTTTTTGATAATCCGGAAGAGTTTTGGAAAGATATCTTTTTAGAACTCTCCTCTGAAGCACAAATTGCTGCCATGCTCCTGCTAATTTCGTCGACCCCCATGCATCTGGAGAGTATGGAGCATTGCTATCAAAAATATATTCATAATTGTACCGTCCAAATGACGGTAAAGAATTTAGGCGACTGTATTGCAGAGCTTGAAAAAACAATGATCAAGTCATTCTACAGCGAGGAGTTTGATGCTGTTTTATTGAAATTCAGCATGCCGGCAGTACAGGATTTTCTATTTACCCATTTGAAGGAAAATTGCGAACAATTTGTTCCGCAGCTCATAAAATGCTGTGCATACTACAATCAACTGCAATTTCTATTAGAGCATCTATCTGTGCATTGCAGTGACACAGTCACGGATCTAATCGTCCAACAATGTATCCTACACTATCACGACTATGACAGGAGTATTATCGAATACGACGGAAGCTGGAACTGGGATATTGATCTTCTTGAAGAAACTGGAGGTTACTTAGACCGGTTCTTTCATTTGCTGCGTTGCTGTCAATCACAAAAGCATCCTGCGCTGTATCGCTTCTTAGAAACCGAAATAAAAGAATACTGCTTAACAATGGGCAATGGTGATCTGGAAGCACAATATCACGACTTGCATAATTTACCGGGGATTATCGTCCGTTGTGTAAAAATGGGAATGACTTTCAATGAGAAAGACATTATCAGAAAATACTACGAAAACGCCTTCAGTGTATACCATTACTTAGAAATGCAAAAATTCCAGGAAGTATTTCCGGAAGAGTATGCTTTGTTTCATAAGACTTATTACCGAAAAATAAGAAGCGAGATAAAGAACACGATACTTTGTGAACTAGAGTTTCTTATTGAGAATGGGATGTATATAGAAGTTGATGTACTAATTGACAATATCCCAGACCTTCTTAAGAAATTCGAATTACGCTATACCAAAGAATTTGGGCGAAAAATTTCTGCCTTATGCGGAAGAGAACCTTTGTTGATTCATAACAAGGAAGTAATACCGCACAAACCATCACACGATGATATTGATTGGGATGAGCAATCACTTGAAATTGTAAAAGAGGACGCTGGAAATTGGCTACTAGGGCCAACTGAGACGTACTTAGATGATAAGCAAATGATTGAGTATATTTCACAAAGCAATCTTAATCCGGTACTGAAAGAAAAACTTATGGAAATAGTCGACACTACAACTCCTCGATATGTTTATAACTTTTTACAGACGAAAGAAACTATTGAGTTGCTTCTTGCTGCACTGTATGATGCCGGAACTCATATCCCAAAGGGAGAAATCGACCTCATCATGACAATGTTGCAGCATATTGCGCAAGGAGATCAGGTATTAATGCAAAAACTTGTAGGTTTTTGCGCGGAAAGCTTGCCCATGTTTATATACCGGGATGAACCGGTATTACGTACAAAACAGTTTTTAGAGAGTGACGTCTATACAACCTACTTGCAAAATAACGCGCAACTCCGTGAAGCTGTGTTTGAGCAATTGATTATGAGAGATGAGCAATGGGTACGCTTTCTCCATATACCGCTATACATTTTCTGTTATGCCTGTGTGATTTGTTTTGGCAGCGAAGATGAAGAGTTGGAGACACTCTATCCAGAAATATGGGGAGATAACTTCAATAAATTAAAACAAGTAGTCAGGTATGATTCCATAAAACAAACCAATATTCTATACGCAGATTATGGGCCATACTATTTAAAAAATTATGAGTGGGAAGGATGCATGTACAGAATGTTTGAAGAACTAAAGCCTTACCACTTTAATCAAACCTATGTGGCGCCAATGATCAAAAGCTATCTCGATAAATTGGGCGATGGAAACGAAACTAGTAAGGTTTTAAAACACATTTCCCTTAGCGGACTACAGTTTGTTTACAAAGGATCAGGAATTCCTGATTATTTCATCCACGAAATGAGTGATGAGCTTTGCATGATTGAGCATCTGGCGATTGCTGAAATATGGGATGGTGATTTCCCACCGCAAATAACGAAAAGTAAGTTAATAGAGTTACAAAAACACGGAATGGCACATCAAGATGATGACAAATGGACTGTATTGGTATACAAAATAATGGATATAGAACTGTTAAAAGAATTTGGCGTTTATGACGCAGCTGTAAAATTTCTAAAGGAGGTTGAGAGCACATACTCCCGATTTATAAATAGTGATTTCTCGCAAATAATGAGACCTTTTTAG